One window of Perca flavescens isolate YP-PL-M2 chromosome 6, PFLA_1.0, whole genome shotgun sequence genomic DNA carries:
- the adar gene encoding double-stranded RNA-specific adenosine deaminase: MSRGRGGPYKEHYHRHPPPDFQAKENYYRPGPPSLYPRAGPQQSPYPSYYNSPARPVVPVQLPPAPSLTPSAPPIPKHNKVVSKPEALYNSHNQNHVPYPGPNSFQYQQVEFLRGHRSEAPQFIANLHGGGGGVGAVPDRQASSSYQPQSGYNRYPYPDSSPRGRGGPSQDQSFVCSGATQGTPGLRHLNHNQLQGTNHSSNRQRRVQTDSLSDNFQSLSLHRDRPNRVRERFGRHSASSSSANLSFTKVNITLTSDIQDQVHRALAALKPSESICAKFLAKKLRLPKTIVNKALYSLERSQKASKQGLHPPEWSLYREPLGGEGDQNSKVQIPPSHLCVSSGHPPVPEAKVELKTETAESRGQGKEEDSDTESSSSYCSSSQSSDSEESQSPAKGQHQETQHPITTSSPDPELVLPTMAEQKELVLQYLLASGEATSLVIAKNLGLRSAKQVNPTLYSLEKQGEVIKNSEAHPPTWELSTHRRERMERSIKAAKSNRAEGNWMKEEPRDEKGGGSVFLPSPPLPPIPGLEPLPLPEGWMPEQSHSEASQSSLLPAFLTSCKDEETNEGQWANDDIPEFLNAIRKETDAGKLAAEKVNSVGTIAVSLAAPPPQNLWAKLQEVRLKNPVSGLMEYAQYLGQNCEFLLLDQSGPSHDPRFRMQVMLNGRLFPVAEASSKKVAKKDAAAGTLRILIAEMQGGSSTGNEGNTAGVDQVMDLLPDNTAPAEGTGGIFGTSVEGMGTVEGPRQPLSRSLPGGKNPVSVLMEYSQRSGNPIEFIITGQAGPPHDPRFMYRVKVGESLFAEASAPSKKAARQLAAEEAVKELMADGRLQLNKPQLPLGSSSDSDGSGSGTTYPSLPPLTADELRAAHEAGVGDLINHLNNNAVSGLLEYARARGFAAEIRLVGQSGPPHEPKFTYQAKLGGRWFPPVCASNKKQGKQEAADAALRVLIGEAERAARTGELIPAELPVSGSTLHDQIAMLSHQRFNALTTRIQHSLLGRKILATIVMRRGEGLGTVVSLGTGNRCVKGEELSLKGDTVNDCHAEIISRRGFVRFLYIELLKHYDGTDDSIFDQAEQDKLKIKSDITFHLYISTAPCGDGALFDKSCSESGDDVEGHQPLFENSKQGKLRTKVENGEGTIPVESSAIVPTWDGIQHGERLRTMSCSDKILRWNVLGLQGALLSHFLHPVYLKSITLGYLYSHGHLTRAVCCRLARDGEAFTQSLPPPFMLNHPEVGRVSVYDSTRHTGKTKESSVNWSFPDQHSVEVLDGTKGKLDGNKLSVSRVSKSNLFGLFRSLCQRCGRVDLLGLPSYSQAKLSATSFQIAKQQFFRALSSHGYGAWIGKPLEEKSFESGEGKNGTGVPVGYGSSRNGKQEEA; the protein is encoded by the exons ATGAGCAGAGGTAGAGGAGGGCCTTACAAAGAACACTACCACAGACATCCACCACCTGATTTCCAGGCCAAGGAGAATTACTACAGACCTGGACCACCCTCACTCTATCCTAGAGCTGGCCCACAGCAGAGCCCATATCCAAGTTACTACAACAGCCCTGCCCGTCCTGTAGTGCCCGTACAGCTGCCCCCAGCTCCTTCTCTCACCCCCTCCGCTCCACCCATACCAAAGCACAATAAAGTGGTTTCTAAACCAGAGGCCCTTTACAATTCGCATAATCAGAATCACGTTCCTTATCCTGGTCCCAATTCCTTTCAGTACCAACAGGTCGAGTTCCTGCGAGGACATCGCTCTGAGGCACCACAGTTCATAGCCAATTTACacggagggggagggggagtggGAGCGGTACCTGACAGGCAGGCTAGTTCCTCTTACCAGCCCCAGTCAGGGTACAATAGATATCCATACCCTGACAGCAGCCCAAGGGGTAGAGGGGGTCCTAGTCAAGATCAGAGTTTTGTATGCTCAGGAGCCACACAAGGCACCCCAGGTCTTCGACACCTAAATCACAACCAGTTACAAGGTACAAACCACAGCTCCAACAGACAACGTCGCGTGCAAACAGACTCTCTGAGTGACAATTTTCAGAGTTTGTCCCTTCATCGAGACAGGCCCAACAGAGTAAGAGAAAGGTTTGGCAGACATTCTGCATCCAGCAGCTCTGCAAATTTGAGCTTTACTAAAGTTAACATCACTCTCACTTCTGACATCCAGGACCAGGTTCACAGGGCTTTGGCTGCTTTGAAACCAAGTGAGAGTATCTGTGCAAAATTCTTAGCCAAAAAACTGCGTCTGCCTAAAACGATAGTCAACAAGGCTCTCTACTCTTTGGAGCGCTCCCAGAAAGCCTCCAAGCAAGGACTCCACCCTCCCGAGTGGAGTCTTTACAGAGAACCTCTCGGAGGCGAGGGAGATCAAAACTCTAAAGTACAAATTCCACCTTCCCATCTGTGTGTCAGCTCAGGACACCCTCCAGTTCCTGAAGCCAAGGTTGAGctaaaaacagaaacagcagaAAGCAGGGGACAAGGCAAAGAAGAGGACTCTGACACAGAATCCAGTTCATCTTACTGCTCCTCTTCACAGTCATCAGACTCTGAAGAATCCCAATCACCAGCGAAAGGTCAGCACCAGGAGACGCAACATCCCATTACTACCAGCTCCCCGGATCCAGAACTTGTGCTTCCCACAATGGCTGAACAAAAGGAGCTAGTTCTGCAGTACCTTCTGGCATCGGGGGAGGCAACGTCTCTTGTAATAGCAAAGAATCTGGGTCTTAGGAGTGCAAAGCAGGTTAATCCCACCCTTTACTCGCTGGAGAAGCAAGGTGAAGTTATTAAGAATAGTGAAGCTCACCCCCCCACCTGGGAACTCTCCACCCACCGCAGAGAGAGGATGGAAAGGAGCATTAAAGCCGCAAAGAGCAACCGTGCTGAGGGGAATTGGATGAAGGAGGAACCCAGAGATGAGAAGGGAGGAGGGTCTGTCTTTCTGCCATCGCCTCCACTACCACCAATACCAGGCCTCGAGCCACTGCCACTCCCAGAGGGTTGGATGCCAGAGCAAAGTCATAGTGAAGCG TCCCAATCCTCCCTCCTGCCCGCCTTCCTTACCTCATGCAAAGATGAAGAGACCAACGAAGGACAGTGGGCCAATGACGATATCCCAGAATTCCTCAATGCCATTCGCAAAGAGACAGATGCTGGGAAACTGGCAGCAGAGAAGGTGAACTCTGTGGGAACTATAGCTGTGTCGCTGGCTGCTCCACCTCCCCAGAACCTGTGGGCCAAATTGCAGGAGGTGAGGCTGAAGAACCCCGTCAGCGGCCTCATGGAGTATGCCCAGTATCTGGGCCAGAACTGTGAGTTCCTGCTCCTCGACCAGTCTGGACCCTCTCATGACCCAAG ATTTCGTATGCAGGTAATGCTCAACGGGAGGCTGTTTCCTGTCGCAGAAGCTTCTAGTAAGAAGGTTGCAAAAAAAGACGCTGCTGCGGGCACCCTCCGTATTCTCATCGCAGAAATGCAGGGAGGGTCAAGCACGGGGAACGAGGGTAATACTGCCGGTGTAGACCAAGTGATGGATCTACTCCCAGACAACACT GCGCCAGCTGAAGGCACGGGGGGAATTTTTGGGACTAGTGTGGAAGGGATGGGGACAGTGGAGGGACCTCGCCAGCCACTGTCCCGCTCTCTGCCTGGTGGGAAGAATCCGGTGTCTGTCCTCATGGAGTACAGCCAGCGCAGCGGGAACCCCATTGAATTCATCATCACTGGGCAGGCAGGCCCACCACATGACCCAAG GTTCATGTACAGGGTGAAGGTCGGAGAGAGCCTGTTTGCAGAGGCCTCAGCTCCAAGCAAGAAAGCAGCCCGCCAGCTGGCAGCAGAGGAGGCCGTCAAAGAATTAATGGCTGACGGGAGACTGCAGCTCAACAAG CCCCAGTTGCCCCTGGGCTCCTCCAGTGATAGTGATGGCAGTGGTTCTGGGACTACATATCCCTCTTTGCCTCCTCTGACTGCAGATGAGTTGCGAGCAGCACACGAGGCAGGGGTTGGAGACCTCATTAACCACCTGAACAATAATGCCGTGTCGGGTCTTCTGGAGTACGCTAGAGCCCGGGGCTTTGCCGCTGAGATCCGACTGGTGGGCCAGTCTGGGCCACCACATGAGCCGAA GTTCACCTACCAGGCCAAGCTGGGCGGACGCTGGTTCCCGCCAGTGTGTGCATCCAACAAGAAGCAGggaaaacaggaagcagcagatgCTGCTCTACGGGTTCTGATTGGAGAGGCTGAGAGGGCAGCCCGCACTGGGGAGCTTATCCCAGCTGAG CTTCCAGTGAGTGGCAGCACTTTGCATGACCAGATAGCAATGTTGAGTCACCAGCGTTTCAACGCCCTGACCACACGTATCCAGCACAGCCTTCTGGGACGCAAGATTCTGGCCACCATCGTCatgaggaggggggagggcCTGGGGACTGTTGTCAGCCTGGGAACTG gaAATCGCTGTGTTAAAGGGGAGGAACTGAGCCTTAAAGGGGACACTGTTAATGATTGCCACGCTGAAATCATCTCCAGAAGGGGATTTGTTCG GTTTCTGTACATTGAGCTGCTCAAGCACTATGATGGCACAGACGACAGTATATTTGACCAAGCGGAGCAAGACAAACTGAAAATCAAATCGGACATCACCTTTCACCTCTACATCAG CACGGCACCTTGTGGGGATGGTGCTCTATTTGACAAGTCATGCAGTGAGTCAGGGGACGATGTTGAGGGCCATCAGCCTCTGTTTGAGAATTCAAAGCAGGGCAAGCTCCGCACCAAAGTGGAGAATG gCGAGGGCACCATCCCAGTGGAGTCAAGTGCCATTGTCCCTACCTGGGACGGCATCCAGCACGGTGAGAGGCTGCGAACCATGAGTTGCAGCGATAAGATTCTGCGCTGGAACGTGTTGGGTCTGCAGGGGGCATTGCTCTCCCATTTCCTGCATCCCGTCTACCTGAAGTCCATCACGCTTG GCTATCTGTACAGCCACGGGCACCTCACACGTGCGGTTTGCTGTCGGCTGGCCAGAGATGGTGAAGCGTTCACCCAAagtctccctcctcccttcatGCTAAATCACCCAGAG GTGGGCAGGGTGAGTGTGTACGACTCCACGCGGCACACGGGCAAGACCAAGGAGTCCAGTGTCAACTGGAGCTTTCCAGACCAGCACAGTGTAGAGGTGCTGGACGGGACCAAAGGCAAACTGGATGG GAACAAACTGAGTGTGTCCAGGGTGTCCAAGTCCAACCTGTTCGGTCTGTTCCGCTCTCTGTGCCAGCGGTGTGGCCGTGTTGACCTCCTCGGCCTGCCCTCCTACTCTCAGGCTAAGCTGTCGGCCACGTCCTTCCAGATAGCCAAGCAGCAGTTCTTCCGAGCTCTCAGCAGCCACGGTTACGGCGCCTGGATCGGCAAGCCGCTGGAAGAGAAGAGCTTTGAGTCAGGGGAGGGGAAAAATGGAACGGGAGTTCCTGTGGGATATGGCAGCAGTAGAAACGGCAAGCAAGAGGAGGCATAG